A stretch of Mesoplodon densirostris isolate mMesDen1 chromosome 7, mMesDen1 primary haplotype, whole genome shotgun sequence DNA encodes these proteins:
- the LOC132494237 gene encoding LOW QUALITY PROTEIN: caspase-12-like (The sequence of the model RefSeq protein was modified relative to this genomic sequence to represent the inferred CDS: substituted 1 base at 1 genomic stop codon), protein MSLYCIMLAKTKLQGQSVVRAKGMDTKRRLPKEEPVNMVKLMARNVLDGIFDDLMENKMLNRCELQRLGEEVDHIVNRAGDLVDDLIEKTQMASKIFKDHFFNLKKKLSLSNVSWILDINGSLFISQLIYYFNEYSWCYHLEEIFXKVQHTFETPNVLTQMPTIERLSMTRYFYLFPGTKIMQSIQEN, encoded by the exons ATGTCCCTCTACTGTATCATGTTGGCCAAAACCAAGTTACAAGGCCAGTCTGTAGTCAGAGCAAAGGGCATGGATACAA AGAGGAGACTACCAAAAGAAGAACCAGTTAACATGGTGAAGTTAATGGCCAGGAACGTGCTTGATGGCATTTTTGATGATttgatggaaaataaaatgttaaataggtGTGAGTTACAAAGATTAGGGGAAGAAGTGGACCACATTGTGAACAGGGCTGGAGACCTGGTTGATGATCTCATTGAGAAAACGCAAATGGCAAGCAAAATATTTAAGGACCATTTCTTCAACCTCAAGAAAAAACTGAGTTTAA GTAATGTTTCTTGGATACTTGACATAAATGGTTCTCTCTTCATTTCCCAACTTATCTACTACTTCAATGAATATTCTTGGTGTTATCATTTGGAGGAGATTTTTTGAAAG GTTCAACATACATTTGAGACCCCAAATGTACTGACCCAGATGCCCACGATTGAAAGACTATCCATGACACGATATTTCTACCTCTTCCCTGGAACTAAAATCATGCAAAGCATCCAG gaaAATTAA